From the genome of Symphalangus syndactylus isolate Jambi chromosome 13, NHGRI_mSymSyn1-v2.1_pri, whole genome shotgun sequence:
CAAAGGGAACAGAGGCCCTTTGGCCAGAGGTGTCCCTGGGGCTGGGCAGCCTTAGATGGGGCTCAGAGCCAAACTGAGGcatgagcctcaatttcctcatctgggaAATGGGAAAGTTGCTGCTCACAGgggcagtttttgttttgtttttttgagactgagtctcgctctgtcgcccaggctggatttgcaatggtgtgatctcggctcactgcaagctccgcctcctgggttcacgcaattcttgtgcctcagcctcccaagtagctgggattacaggcgcccgccaccacgcccggctactttttgtatttttagtagagacagggtttcaccatgttggccaggctggtctcaaactcctgacctcaagtgatccgcctgcctcagcctcccaaagtactgagattacgggcctgagccaccgtgcctggcctgacagGAGCAGCTTTGAGGGAAGTAGTTCCTCGTGATGCTGGCGCCTTCCTGCTTCTCTTTCTGGCCCGCTCACTGCCAGGGGCACCTCGAGGACTCTCAAATTTCCCCAGCAGTCTGCCTCCCTTGGATCGAATGCAGGGATCTGGACCGGGCTGTTGGCTGGACAGTGAtttgcctgttttatttttattttatagagacggggtctcgctctgttgcccaggctggagtgcagtggcacaatcacgactcactgaagcctcgagcGCTCGGGCTCACACCCTCCTCCTgcatcaccaggcctggctaattttatttgttgtagagatggggggtatcattatattgcccaggttggtctcaaactcctgacctctaacaatcctcctgccttgtcctcccaaagtgctgaaattacaggggTGGGCCCCTGTGCCCTGCCTGACttgcatattttacatttaccaggAAACCCTGGCATCTGTTGAGGTGGTGATGCCCTGGTTTAAGAGCATAGTTCCACATGGGGCAGCCCCCAAGACTCAGAGGCCAAAGCTGCCCTGTCCAACCTCCTTCCAAGAAGCCTGGCCTTGACTCCCTTCACTGAGCTGAAAGCTTCCTGTGGGTTCTCCTGCTGCCACGGGAAGCCTCCACTGCTGTGCTGGACTGTAACTCCCCAGATGTGTCTCTCTGGAGCAGCTGTGCACCCCGTCTCCATTATAACCACATCTAACACACAGGTGGCACCTACTGTTACCGGGCACGGCTCCAGGCCAGCAGCTCTCAACCTCGACTATGCATTGGGAGCACCTGAGGAGCTTAAACGATGACTGATGGCCCTTCTGCTCCTCAGAGTCTGACTTCAGGAGTCTATGACCCAGCCACCGGAGTTTTCGAGGTGCCCAGGCAAATCTCATGTGCATCCAGGGCTGAGAACCACTCCAATCCTCATGCTAACCCCTCATCATGCTACGATCCTGTCTGATCCATGCTAACCGACCTTGAATGTGCCAGTGCCACATGTTATGACGAAGACTCCCCCCTCCATCTCTGCTGGGTTTCCCGACTCATCTGCACCAGCCCTGGCTATTCCCTCCACAGCTGGAAGCCAGAATCTGCGACAGGTTTCCTTGCCTGTTTGACTTTTTTCTGCCTGTGGGTGGTGTTTCGGGAAGGATGGCACCTGGATCAGCAAGTGCTCTGGGCCTGATGCCTTGGAGTGCGGGGTCAGTCCTGCCTGGGACCCTGGGAGTTCTTGCCAAGGGGAATAGGTTCCAGGGGTTTGGCTCCCTCGGGCTGGGTTAACACAGTGGAAAGAAGCCTGAGTGAACTCTTCTCCCACGAAAGGACAATGTCACCTGCCTCTCACTGCCTCTTCAGCTCagctcagggcctggcacagaaggGCTCCATGAACGTTTGTGGGTAAAAAGAAGGGGTTGGGAAGTACTTACTACAGGCCAGGCCCAGCGCACAGGCCTGATTTTATTTTCAGCCCCATTTTTTGGGTgtggaaaactgaggttcagagaggtcaaATCATTTGCCTCAGTTCAGGCAGCAGGTTTGTGCAGAAGCTGAGTCCAGGGCTCAGGCCCACGAATGTCCTCCTGCAGAGGGACCAGCAGGGTCGGGAGGGCACGTACCCAGCTTCAGGAGCCAGCCTTCCCGGTCCGGGTTGAAGAAGGTGTGAGTCAGGTCATTCCCGTCATCCTCAGGAATCTTGAAGGGCTCATTTCGGATGCTGTCGTACAGGTTCTGAGGGGTGAAGGCTGCATCAGCCATTCGAGCCCCCTGGGGCCCCCCAGGGTTACTCAGGGTGGGGGGCAGTGAGACCAGGGATGGGATGACTCATGGTGGGGAAGAGAGAGGGGCaggctggggaggagagagaagtgaAAGGCACAGAAGCGgacggaggctgaggtgagggaggaaagaagagatgCCCTGGTGATAGGTGGAGGAGTCGGCTACGTCCTCAGAGAAACAGACAGATGAGGAATGAGGCCAATCGAGGGCCGGAAAGTGCAACAGCCAGAGACagagaagacagacagacaggccaAAATTGTCAGGGCTAAAGCCTGAGAGAGACAGTCAAGAAGAGAAGCAGCCAGAGAGACAGAAGAAGATCACACACGAGTTGGCATGATCGCGCCATCTTGGGGGTGAGGGCAGACAGCTCAGGCACTAGGAGACcacaggtggggtgggggtgtctGTGGCAGGAAGAGGGGCAGGGCTGAGGGGCAGGGAAGGCGGGCTGACCCTGAGCAGCTCCTCAGGCAGGTCCCCGCCCTCGTTGATGCCCCGGTTCatggccacaaagcgctccaggCCCGGCTTGTCCCGGACATTGGGATTGTGGAGACTGGTGTTGAGCATGATGACGGCGAAGGACAGCACATAGCACGTGTCTGCACCAGACAGGGCAGGTGGTGACGACCCAGGCGTGTCAGCCCCCGGTGCCCCCACTCCCCAGGACCCAGGATTCCCGGctcccagccccctccctccctcagacCTAGGAGTCTGGGCCCCAGTCTCCTCTTTCCCAGGACCCAGGAGTTGGGGCCCGCACCTGTGGACTGGAAAACCCCAGGGTTGCACAGGCAGTATCGCTGGGCGAAGGCCTCCATCATCCGGTCAATTTTCTGGGCCTCTCCGGGGAGGCGAAAGCTCCATAGAAATTGCCTGGGTTAGGGAGGGGCCAGGAATGGATGCCAGGGCTGGTGAGAGCCTGTCCCCACTCTCAGTCCCTGTGTTAGGAACTGGTCCACGAGGAATCCCGACCTTCCGGCCTCAGCAGTTGTTTCAGGTTATGGTTACATGATCCAATCTGACCAATGGGGATTGGCCATGGGAGTGTTGTGAATCCGCACAGGAATAGCCTCTTTCTGCTAAGTTTACTAGACAGGTCTGGGGGTTGATTGAGGCTTGTTATTAAGTAAGCAGGTCTGCAGAGAGCAATGCTGACACAGTGGCAAATACAAGAGGCAAAGACAGTCGACTTTCTGAACACCATTTGAGCTCCTGGATATAGCCATACCTGAAGGAGGCCATAACCCTGGACTTTTATGGTGCAGGACACACTCAGTTCCCTAGTTTTCGTTTCTGTTttgcttgtttctgtttttttttctttttttttttgagacggagtctcactctgtcacccaggctggagtgcagtggtgcagtctcggctcactgcaagctccgcctcccgggttcacgccattctcctgcctcagcctctccaagtagctgggactacaggcgcccgccaccacgcccggctaatttttttgtatttttagtagagacggtgtttcaccgtggtctcgatctcctgacctcgtgatccgcccgcctcggcctcccaaagtgctgggattacaagcgtgagccaccgtgcccggccctgtttttttcttgagtaaGGTTTGTCACTTGTAACTAGGAAGGCCCTGACAGGTACACTCCTGGCCTTCCAAATCCCTCCCCTCACTCACCTGAGGGCCTGCACCAGATTGAGGTCGGTGAACTCATGCAGATCCACAAAAGCATGGAGCACTGCCAGGTTCAGCTCTTCCCTGGAAGGATGGGACAAAGACACATGCAGGTGGAAAGGATGGGGCAGGAATGGACAGGGGGCAATGCCCTGGGGAAGTCGTGCCCTCTCTACTGCACCACAGCTGCCCACTGCGGAGGGTGAAGTTTCCTGCTGGACTCCCACACAGGCCTGCCCCCAGGGTGGAGGATGCTCAGAACACACTCTTGGGAGGAATATCTGGCTTGGGAACCCTGGTTAGGCCAGACCTTTGTACAGCTGGGAGAAATGCCGCAAACATGTATGCCACCTACTGTCACCTCTCTCAAATGATCCCCACTCCCCAGGTATCCAGACACAGTCCCCACACCCCCCAGAGATGCTTCCCACACACCCCAGATCTCTGTAAATCCCTGATTCCCAGACGTCCACAGATGGCCTCCAATCATCTGATGTCCAGTCCCATGCACCCTAGGCTTCCAAATGACCCCCACAACTCCTAGGCTCCCACAAGGGCCCAGCGGTCCCCACAGCTCCCAGATGGCCACCCAGTGCCTATGCACAGCCATGGTCTACCCACGGTTCTCGTGCTCCCATGACCCTTGAGAGATGTTCTCTACCCTTCTCAGACATAAATGGATGCCTCCCCACAACCCCCAGGTAATTCCAGAAGGCCCCACATCCTCAGATGCTCTCGGTTGGCCGCAGGCTCCCCTAGCCCATGTCAGTCCATTCTGTTACAGTCCAGTCAGAAGGTTGATGTGCCAGGGCCTCTCTGCGGGAAGGCTGCAGGGCTGTTCTACCTGTGAGCTGCCAGTGTGAGGGCAGGAGCTGGGCCCggggggggagggaggggcccCACGGGAGCTGAGTGGTGGCCGTACCTCTCCCCCAGGTAGTCCCCGATGGCTGTCTTGTTCAGCCCCTCGCCCTTATACAGGAAGCGGGCAATCTCCTCGGGTGTGTTCTGCAGCAGTTCGTTCTCCACCAAGAACTGGATCCCCTGGTGAGTGGGGACAAGGTCTCAGTGCTGAGGGCCAGAAAGCCACCCCGCTCACCTCCCTGGGAACCTCAGCATCCAGACCTACCCCCACCCTCAACAGACCAGGGCCAGGTTTCATTTTCAGCCTTCTCACAGGTCTTACGTAGCATTCTTCCCAACTCATGGCCTTTGCACCTCATGGCCTACCCTCTCTGCCTTTGCCTGGTTAATTCCAGCACCAACAACAGGGTCTGGCAAGGCACAGGTGCTcagtacattttctcttttttctgagacctggtctcgctctgttgcacagactggagtgcagtggcgtgatcacagttcattgcagcttcgaactgctgggctcaagggatcctctcacttcggcctcctgagaagctgggactataggcacgcaccaacacacctggataatttatttatttatattttttctagagatgagttatcactatgctgcccaggctggtctcaaattcctggtgtCAAGcaatctcccgcctcagcctctcaaagcactgggattacaggcataagccaccgaaCCCagccaataaatgtttgttgaatgactgaacaGAATTCCAATTGCTTCAGGAAAGAATAACGTGACAACCTGTTAGCAGACGCAGTCCCTCAAGGGCTGTGAACTCGAAGCCCTGGCTAGACTGGAGGTTTCTCTGTCTGTGCTATGAAGACCTCTCTACTACTGCCGTATCTCACTGTGAACTGTGGTATCGGTGTCCAAGGGCTCTCTGAGCACAAGGCAGCATCTAATTCTTCTTTGGGTCCCCAGCATTGCCCTACACAGGATCAGGCTCttgagaggcctcagaaaatggGTGTTAAATGAGTATGTGaacaggtcaggcacagtggctcatgcgtgtaattccagcactttgggaggctgaggcgggtggatcacctgaggtcaggagtttgaaagcagcctggccaacatggtgaaaccccgtctgtactaaaaatacaaaaattagctaggcatggtggtagacgcctgtaagcccagctgcttgggaggctgaggcaggagaatcgcaggaggcggaggttacagtgagccgagatcacatcgctgcactccagcctgggtgatagagcaagactccgacacacacacacacacacacacacacacacacacaaacacatatgagTTAAGTGAACAAAAGCCTTTCCTCCACCTGGTGAAcacctactcatccttcaaaccCGACCTGAATGTCCCCTCCTcaaggaagccctccctgactccACCAGCCTGCCTCCTCCAGAGGTCCACTACCCTGATACCTTCCTCTGTCATGGCACCTTTGTGGGAGGGAGGTCAACTCTCCTTTGTGCATGTCACTTTGTCCATAGCCCCTACAAGACTCGAGCTGAAGTGCACCCATACAAGTAGAAAGTGGAAGACGACTTCCGGGCAGGGGACAAAACAGTCAGGAGGGCTGGAACACTTGGTCAGTGTTCAGTGTTCAGAGAACAAATGGACAGCCAGTATCCGAATCCAGGGATTAGGACCAAGTCTGTCCCCTAGAATAGAGCCGGCACCATCACGCTTCTGGAACCCGGAGGTGCCAGAAGCCCCTGCCTGGATGTTTGCCCAGCTGATCCCAGTCCTGTGGCCCCAAGCACCTTCTTGGGGTCCATGTTGAACTTCTTCCTGCCCATTGCCATCTTCCGGTTCCGCTGCAAGGTCTTACTGCAGGAGCAGAGAGCAGGGTGGAGGGGTGGAGGGTCAATGCCTGGGCATCCCTGGCCTCAGCCAACCCCACGCCCCCTAGGTCATCAGCCCCAGCCCTCACCTGCCCTCATTGGCCTCCAGCCCCTCCACCTCGCTCATGGCTTCACTGAGCTCCTCCCGCAGGCGCTGAATCTCCACCAGCAGCTCCTGCTTCCGCCTCCGGATGTTCTCCAGCTCCATCCGCTCCTCTGGAGTCAGGTCTGGGGGTTCTAGAGATCGGGGTCAAGGTTTAAAAGTCAGTGCTGGGGGCGTGAGCCTAAATTCCCGCAATCTGGGggtggacagagctgggacaggaTGTGTAAGGGGCTTCCTATGTCTGCACAGAAGAatgggctgggggcctggattcCTCCCTGCAGAGGAGAAAGAGCTGGGGCTGTAAACTCTTGAGTCCTGGGGGACAAGGGGAACTGGAGCCCGGATTCCTTAGTCTGAGGGAGAAGGGGAATGGGTGCCTGAG
Proteins encoded in this window:
- the CYTH2 gene encoding cytohesin-2 isoform X2, giving the protein MSFLYDCWPWRTILWWRGRGGRKRPLRIGRCQKEGRSLLKGRLGDEGRVFSALRTGAEEAAVAPGAFERAHPSPRANADPGPTGGTAPDSPRAFLAAMEDGVYEPPDLTPEERMELENIRRRKQELLVEIQRLREELSEAMSEVEGLEANEGSKTLQRNRKMAMGRKKFNMDPKKGIQFLVENELLQNTPEEIARFLYKGEGLNKTAIGDYLGEREELNLAVLHAFVDLHEFTDLNLVQALRQFLWSFRLPGEAQKIDRMMEAFAQRYCLCNPGVFQSTDTCYVLSFAVIMLNTSLHNPNVRDKPGLERFVAMNRGINEGGDLPEELLRNLYDSIRNEPFKIPEDDGNDLTHTFFNPDREGWLLKLGGGRVKTWKRRWFILTDNCLYYFEYTTDKEPRGIIPLENLSIREVDDPRKPNCFELYIPNNKGQLIKACKTEADGRVVEGNHMVYRISAPTQEEKDEWIKSIQAAVSVDPFYEMLAARKKRISVKKKQEQP
- the CYTH2 gene encoding cytohesin-2 isoform X1; this translates as MSFLYDCWPWRTILWWRGRGGRKRPLRIGRCQKEGRSLLKGRLGDEGRVFSALRTGAEEAAVAPGAFERAHPSPRANADPGPTGGTAPDSPRAFLAAMEDGVYEPPDLTPEERMELENIRRRKQELLVEIQRLREELSEAMSEVEGLEANEGSKTLQRNRKMAMGRKKFNMDPKKGIQFLVENELLQNTPEEIARFLYKGEGLNKTAIGDYLGEREELNLAVLHAFVDLHEFTDLNLVQALRQFLWSFRLPGEAQKIDRMMEAFAQRYCLCNPGVFQSTDTCYVLSFAVIMLNTSLHNPNVRDKPGLERFVAMNRGINEGGDLPEELLRNLYDSIRNEPFKIPEDDGNDLTHTFFNPDREGWLLKLGGRVKTWKRRWFILTDNCLYYFEYTTDKEPRGIIPLENLSIREVDDPRKPNCFELYIPNNKGQLIKACKTEADGRVVEGNHMVYRISAPTQEEKDEWIKSIQAAVSVDPFYEMLAARKKRISVKKKQEQP
- the CYTH2 gene encoding cytohesin-2 isoform X3, with protein sequence MDPGVRITRFPATSPVMESENQGLSPLPKPPDLTPEERMELENIRRRKQELLVEIQRLREELSEAMSEVEGLEANEGSKTLQRNRKMAMGRKKFNMDPKKGIQFLVENELLQNTPEEIARFLYKGEGLNKTAIGDYLGEREELNLAVLHAFVDLHEFTDLNLVQALRQFLWSFRLPGEAQKIDRMMEAFAQRYCLCNPGVFQSTDTCYVLSFAVIMLNTSLHNPNVRDKPGLERFVAMNRGINEGGDLPEELLRNLYDSIRNEPFKIPEDDGNDLTHTFFNPDREGWLLKLGGRVKTWKRRWFILTDNCLYYFEYTTDKEPRGIIPLENLSIREVDDPRKPNCFELYIPNNKGQLIKACKTEADGRVVEGNHMVYRISAPTQEEKDEWIKSIQAAVSVDPFYEMLAARKKRISVKKKQEQP